The following are from one region of the Rattus rattus isolate New Zealand chromosome 13, Rrattus_CSIRO_v1, whole genome shotgun sequence genome:
- the Naf1 gene encoding H/ACA ribonucleoprotein complex non-core subunit NAF1 — translation MEVVEAAAQLQTLKFGGSGPGSAASPPPEERPDAEQAEQARLAGEQPPPAPSSDAGENPPPPSGPCATAPDAAEPLPELQDSDSSDSDSDSETDSDSSSSSSSSSSSSSSCGSLPPVLSDGEEDVQVEKENKNFPLKTKDELLLNELPSVEELTVTLPEDIALKPLGKVSSIIEQLVIIESMTNIPPVNEDTVIFKSDRQAAGKIFEIFGPVAHPFYVLRFNSSEHIESKGIKIKDTMYFAPSMKDFTQYIFTEKLKQDRGSDASWKNDQEPPPEALDFSDDEKEKEAKQRKKSQIQGRKKLKSELNESGEDFGEVHQNWNANSSSEHSKGYHNREFTRGFPRGRYSRGSHSRPPPPPQQYYNSDPMASQESLGFPPQRQDNPVMPHYPFPPPMFDMHNFPLPPPPPPPPTVSMGWAAPSMTSHPVLNLPYSLPPPPLPPPPPPPSPGESNSSHFGPYY, via the exons ATGGAGGTGGTGGAGGCCGCCGCGCAGCTGCAGACGCTCAAGTTCGGCGGCTCCGGCCCGGGATCCGCAGCATCGCCGCCACCTGAGGAGCGCCCGGACGCCGAGCAGGCGGAGCAGGCCCGGCTGGCAGGAGAGCAGCCGCCTCCAGCCCCGAGCTCGGATGCTGGTGAAAACCCACCGCCGCCGAGCGGGCCCTGCGCCACCGCACCGGACGCCGCGGAGCCGCTGCCAGAGCTGCAGGACTCGGACTCATCGGACTCGGATTCGGACAG TGAAACGGATTCGGACAGCTcaagctcttcctcttcctcatcttcatcatcttcctcctgtgGATCACTTCCTCCTGTGTTGTCAGACGGAGAGGAGGATGtccaagttgagaaagaaaataagaattttcctcttaaaacaaaagatgaaTTGCTTCTTAAT GAACTACCTTCTGTGGAAGAACTCACTGTTACTCTGCCTGAAGACATTGCGCTAAAGCCTCTTGGGAAGGTTTCGAGCATTATTGAACAATTAG tGATAATTGAGTCTATGACTAACATACCTCCAGTTAATGAGGATACTGTCATTTTCAAAAGTGATCGACAAGCAGCAGGGAAG ATATTTGAGATCTTTGGACCTGTTGCCCATCCATTTTATGTGTTACGGTTCAATTCTTCAGAGCACATTGAGAGTAAAGGAATCAAAATAAAGGATACTATGTATTTTGCTCCATCAATGAAAGACTTCACTCAGTATATATTCACAGAAAAACTCAAACA GGACAGAGGATCTGATGCTTCTTGGAAGAATGATCAGGAACCACCTCCAGAA GCCTTGGATTTCAGtgatgatgagaaagaaaaagaagccaaacaGAGGAAAAAATCTCAGATTCAAGGCCGCAAAAAACTCAAGTCTGAATTGAATGAGTCAG GTGAAGATTTTGGTGAAGTGCATCAGAATTGGAATGCCAATAGCTCTTCAGAACATTCGAAAGGATATCACAACAGGGAATTCACGAGAGGCTTTCCGAGGGGCAGATACTCTCGAGGAAGCCATAGCAGGCCTCCGCCGCCGCCGCAACAGTACTATAACTCAGATCCTATGGCATCTCAAGAGAGCTTGGGATTTCCACCTCAGAGACAAGATAATCCTGTCATGCCCCACtatccttttcccccacccatgtTTGATATGCATAACTTTCCActgccgcccccacccccacccccaccaacggTCAGCATGGGATGGGCTGCACCTAGCATGACCTCTCATCCTGTTCTTAACTTACCAtactccctacccccacctcccctccctcctccccctcctcctccctctcctggggAAAGTAATTCTTCTCATTTTGGACCTTACTATTAG